The following coding sequences are from one Paenarthrobacter ureafaciens window:
- a CDS encoding trimeric intracellular cation channel family protein produces MIPIDIVLLWLDLVGVFFFAVSGSLLAARKQFDVLGSVLLASIAALGGGVIRDVILNTAPPVAFTNPAYLAPPLLAAGLVYFLFSSVQRFTSLLILFDAAGLGLFCITGTLKAITAGMNPVTCILLGVTTAVGGGLLRDITANEIPTLFDNRDIYALPAFVGAGLTTLAWHLGVFSGLIAGVIAAVVFAFRVTAWRRGWYVPLAVRGWHRAGAGSGGNSVLRD; encoded by the coding sequence TTGATTCCCATTGACATTGTTCTTCTCTGGCTCGACCTCGTGGGCGTGTTCTTCTTCGCCGTCTCCGGTTCCTTGCTGGCGGCGCGGAAACAGTTCGACGTGCTCGGTTCGGTGTTGCTCGCGTCCATCGCGGCCCTGGGCGGCGGCGTGATCCGCGACGTCATCCTCAACACCGCTCCCCCTGTCGCTTTCACCAACCCCGCCTACCTGGCCCCGCCCCTCCTGGCTGCCGGGCTGGTCTATTTCCTTTTCTCCTCGGTCCAACGCTTCACGTCCCTGCTGATACTGTTCGACGCCGCAGGGTTGGGTTTGTTCTGCATCACCGGAACTTTGAAAGCCATCACTGCGGGCATGAACCCGGTGACCTGCATCCTCCTGGGCGTGACCACTGCCGTCGGCGGCGGGCTTCTGCGGGACATCACGGCCAACGAGATCCCCACCCTGTTCGACAACCGCGATATCTACGCCTTGCCGGCGTTCGTCGGGGCTGGTTTGACCACCCTGGCTTGGCACCTCGGCGTCTTTAGCGGACTGATCGCCGGTGTAATCGCCGCCGTCGTTTTTGCCTTCCGCGTGACGGCCTGGCGACGCGGCTGGTACGTACCCTTGGCGGTCCGCGGATGGCACCGCGCGGGGGCTGGATCCGGCGGAAATTCCGTGCTCCGGGATTAG
- a CDS encoding type IV toxin-antitoxin system AbiEi family antitoxin domain-containing protein, giving the protein MDIVDFLRSRHGAATTKTLYTAGFSRRALAKAVGSGRIARLHRGVYVSKGADPDIVAAFRANGMLTCVSAARFYGLWTLHDVADLHLSCGTGLARRRIVHHGECIHPDHPYLPVAGVADVLLHALRCRPELEALVMMQAAVSQALLGPDFLRSKLPGNRNGRLRAIVDLVLPRADSLLEVLAHTHFTRAGLKVQMHADVPGVGEVDCLIEDCLIVELDGETHFEAKQVKKDHYRDNASIRGGRLSLHYYYADVVYHPRRMVDEVLEVLANREAGRFGPFRYIAGPPPS; this is encoded by the coding sequence ATGGACATCGTTGATTTTCTCCGCAGCCGTCATGGGGCTGCGACTACCAAGACCCTTTACACCGCTGGCTTCAGCCGCCGAGCCTTGGCCAAGGCAGTAGGATCAGGCCGGATCGCCAGACTGCATCGCGGCGTGTACGTGTCCAAGGGCGCCGATCCGGACATTGTGGCCGCGTTCCGTGCCAACGGGATGCTGACGTGTGTTTCGGCGGCCCGCTTCTACGGGCTCTGGACCCTGCATGATGTCGCGGACCTCCATCTCAGCTGCGGCACGGGGTTGGCCCGGCGGCGCATAGTTCACCACGGCGAGTGCATACATCCTGATCATCCCTACTTGCCGGTGGCCGGGGTTGCCGATGTACTGCTCCATGCCCTGAGGTGCAGGCCCGAACTCGAAGCACTGGTCATGATGCAGGCTGCTGTCAGCCAGGCCCTGCTGGGCCCGGACTTTCTTCGGAGCAAACTGCCTGGCAATAGAAACGGACGGCTGAGGGCCATAGTTGATCTGGTCCTGCCAAGGGCCGACTCACTTCTGGAAGTGCTGGCCCACACGCACTTCACACGGGCCGGCCTTAAGGTTCAGATGCACGCGGATGTCCCGGGCGTGGGTGAAGTTGACTGCTTGATCGAGGATTGCCTGATCGTCGAATTGGATGGCGAAACACACTTCGAGGCGAAACAGGTCAAAAAGGACCATTACCGGGACAACGCCTCCATCCGGGGCGGACGACTGAGCTTGCACTATTACTATGCGGACGTGGTCTATCACCCGCGGCGGATGGTGGACGAAGTCCTTGAGGTGCTGGCGAACAGGGAAGCAGGTCGCTTCGGCCCCTTCCGCTACATAGCCGGGCCGCCGCCGTCGTGA